CATTATTGGATTAGCTGTTTGACTGATAAAACTAAGCATTTACTTATCTACCAGATGTACTTTAATCGCCTCTAACTTATGGCTGCTTTTTTGGTTCATCTTAGAGCGATCGCATGATGCCGAATGTGGTCTTCTATAAAACTGGCGATAAAATAATAACTGTGGTCATAGCCTTCTTGGTAACGCAAGTTTAGGGGCTGGTTCACTGCTGCACAAGCCTGCTCAAATACTTCTGGTAACAATTGTTCGGCTAAAAATTTATCAGCAGTGCCTTGATCAATCAGAATTGGACTGTGATATCCTACTTGCCTAACCAATTCGCTAGCATCATAAGCACGCCAAGTTTCTTTGTTGCTACCAAGATAACGGCTGAAAGCCTTTTCACCCCAAGGACAACGTATAGGTGCAGTGATAGGTGCAAAAGCTGAAACTGATTTATATAAGTTGGGATTTTTCATTGCACATACTAGCGCCCCATGTCCCCCCATTGAATGACCAAAAATACCTTGTTTATCAGCTAGCGCTGGGAAGTGTGCAGTCATTAAAGTGGGTAATTCATCGACGACATAACTATACATTTGGTAGTGTTGACGCCACGGTTCTTCTATTGCATCAACATAAAAGCCCGCACCTGTGCCAAAATCCCAATCATCATCTTCACCTGAAATCCCAGTATGACGCGGGCTAGTATCTGGTGCAACTAACATCAAACCGTACTCAGCCGCATAGCGTTGCGCTCCTGCTTTCGCCATAAAATTCTCTTCGGTGCAAGTTAAACCGGAGAGAAAATAAAGCACTGGTACAGGTTTTTGAGTAGCTTGTGGAGGTTGATAGACAGCAAAGCGCATTTCTCCATTGCAAGTTGAGGAGGGATGAGAGTAAAAGCCGAGTTTGCCACCAAAGCTTTTAAATTCTGAAATTAGTTTAGGATTATTCATTTATTCTATTAAATCATCTGTTGCTGCTTCACTTGGATAAAAGCGATCGCTCATAATTTCTTCTAGGGTAAAACATTCGTTGTTGCTGTGAAGTCTAACAAGGGCTTGTACATGGGACGAAGACCAAAGTCGGTTATGTTGCAAACTCCGCCTTGTGGTGAAACTAATCGTTTAGATAAAGCGGTCAAAGCAGAAATTTAACTGGATTAGAAATAAAATATATACAAAGCCTAACAAGGCTTTTGCAGCGGGCTGATTTTTCATCAAGGTGGGTATTACCCACCCTAATTAGAATCTAACAATTAAAAAGTCACCACACTCCGAATTGATTCGCCTTTGTGCATCAATTCAAAAGCATCATTAATTTGCTCAAGCGGCATTACATGAGTAATCAAATCGTCGATATTTATCTTACCTTCCATATACCAATCGACTATTTTCGGCACATCTGTACGCCCCCTAGCGCCACCAAAAGCCGAACCTTTCCAAACGCGCCCAGTCACTAGTTGAAAAGGACGAGTACTGATTTCTTGCCCAGCACCAGCAACACCAATAATCACGCTGACGCCCCAACCTTTATGGCAGCATTCTAATGCTTGACGCATAACTTTGACATTACCAATACATTCAAAACTGTAATCAGCACCGCCTTTAGTTAAATCAACCAAATAAGAGACTAAATCGCCCTCTACTTCTTGGGGATTGACAAAATGCGTCATGCCAAACTTTTCTGCCAAAGCACGTTTGCTGGGATTAAGATCCACTCCCACAATCATATTGGCTCCCACCATCCGCGCTCCTTGGATGACATTCAAGCCAATACCGCCTAAGCCGAAAACCACAACATTTGCTCCTGGTTCCACCTTAGCTGTGTGGATGACTGCACCAATACCTGTGGTTACGCCACAGCCAATGTAACAAACCTTATCAAACGGGGCATCTTCCCGAATTTTGGCCACGGCGATTTCTGGCAGCACCGTATAGTTAGAAAAGGTAGATGTACCCATATAGTGATGAATCATCTGCCCATCAATACTAAAGCGACTAGTGCCATCAGGCATAACACCGCGTCCTTGAGTCTGACGAATGGCTTGACAGAGATTAGTTTTGAAGCTCAGACAATATTCGCATTGGCGGCATTCTGGAGTATATAGAGGAATTACATGATCCCCTGGTTTAACACTGGTGACACCAGCGCCCACCTCCACCACAACACCAGCGCCTTCATGTCCCAAAATTGCCGGAAACAAACCTTCGGGATCGTTACCAGAAAGAGTATAAGCATCGGTATGGCAAACGCCGCTAGCTTTAATTTCTACCAACACTTCTCCGGCTTGTGGTTCCGATAGGTGAACAGTTTCAATCGTCAACGGCTTACCCGCGCCGTAAGCTACTGCTGCTTTAACTTCCAACGTCAGCCCTCCTGTAATACAGTTGCTTTAGAAATAGCATGAAATGGGGAATAGGGGGCAGGGGGCAAAGGAGCAGAGGAGATATATTTTGGAATGCAACAATTGGTGTTTGAGCCTCGTAAATCAAGCCCGGAACTCCATTATTGAGCTTTTGAACCTCGTGAATCAAGCTCGGAACTCCATTAATGAGCTTTTGAACCTCGTAAATCAAGCTCAGAACTCCGTTCCCCTGCCCCTTGCTCCCCTACCTCCTTTCATCTTCACAAATTTTCTCAGTATAAGAACCGCTCTAACGATAGTCTTGCTTTGTTAAAATGACATTCTCTAGTTAGATTGATTAAAGGCGGCAACAGCTTTTTGGCAAGTACGTAAACAATTTGCCAGCAGCAACCCCAAATAGTTTGTCTATTTCTTTATTAATACAATTTGTTACAGCCTATGAACCCTGCCCTGACTCAAATTGGCGCTCAAATGTCCAACCTGACTGGTGTAAGAGCGATTATGAAGGACATTATTGAAACATTACGAGCTGGTACGGGGCAGCAGTTTATTAATTTGAGTGCTGGTAACCCATTGATTTTGCCAGAAGTCGAGCAGTTGTGGCGAGATTGTACTGCTCAACTTTTGGCTAGCTCAGAATATGGAGAGGTAGTTTGTCGCTACGGTTCAAGTCAAGGTTATGCGCCATTAATTGAAGCGATCGCTAACGACTTTAACAAACGCTACGGGTTAAATTTAACTGAGCGTAATATATTTATTACCCCCGGCAGTCAAACTCTCTACTTTTACGCTGCCAATACATTCGGTGGTTACACTCCCAACGGCGATTTAAAACAAATCGTTTTACCTCTAAGTCCTGATTACACAGGTTACGGTGGCATTTGCTTAGTTCCAAAAGCTTTAATCGCCTACAAACCAACTCTAGATATTGATGCAGCTGCCCACCGCTTTAAATATCGTCCTGACTTCAGTCAGTTGTCGATTTCCGAAAATACTGGTTGCGTCATCTTTTCTCGCCCTTGTAACCCCACAGGCAACGTCCTTAGCGACGATGAAGTCAAAAAAATTACCGCCCTTGCTGCATCTTATGATGTGCCAGTATTAATTGACTCAGCTTACGCACCTCCTTTCCCGGCATTGAACTTTACTGAAATGACACCAGTGTTTGGCAGTAATATCCTGCACTGCATGAGTTTATCGAAAGCAGGATTACCAGGAGAAAGGATTGGGATTGCGATTGGGGATGAAAAGTGGATTGAAGTACTAGAGTGTTTCCAAGCAAACGCGAGTCTGCATTCTTCACGTTATGGACAAGCGATCGCAGCCCATGCAATCAATTCTGGTAGATTAGTAGATATTTCTGAAACAGTCATCCGTCCCTTCTACCAAAATAAGTTTACTGTTTTAGAAACCAGCTTAGAACAAGCAATGCCGAAGAATCTACCTTGGTTCCTCCATCGCGGTGAAGGAGCTATTTTTGCTTGGTTATGGTTAGAGGATCTACCCATCACTGACTGGGAATTTTATCAGGAACTCAAGCAAGTGGGTGTGATTATCGTACCTGGAAGTACTTTCTTTCCTGGTTTAGAGGAAGAGTGGCCACACAAACACCAATGCTTCCGCATCAGCCTCACAGGTAGCGATGAAGAAATTGCCACAGGGATGCAGCGCTTAGCAAAAGTAGCTGAACAAGCTTATCAACGTGCGGCTGTGAGTGCCTAGTTAGAGGGCAGGGGAGCAGGGAGCAGGGGAGCAGAAAGAGAATATACTACTGACCAATGACAAATGACAAATTAGATGAATGGCTAGAAATTGGTAAAATTGTTTCCCCTCAAGGCTTATCTGGGGAGGTGCGAGTTTATCCTGACTCGGACTTCCCTGAACGATTTGAGGTTCCAGGAAAACGCTGGTTATTGCGTGCTGGTGAAACACAACCGCAGCCAATAGAATTACTTTCAGGACGTTACATGGATGGGAAAAACTTGTATATCCTGAAATTAGCTGGTGTAGAAACTCGCGAGCAAGCTGAGGCGTTGCGCGGTTGTAAATTAATGGTTCCAGCTAGCGATCGCCCCGAATTAGGCGAAGATGAATATCATGTACTCGATTTGGTTGGTTTATCAGTTTTCATGCAAACATCTGGCGAACTAGTTGGCACGGTGGTAGATGTCATCGCCGCAGGGAATGATTTATTAGAAGTGGAGTTTGACCCCTTGTTTGCTACTGACAAGGAACAAACACAAACGACAAAGGAAAAGCCAAAAAAGACTGTTTTGATTCCTTTTGTGAAAGCGATCGCGCCAGTAGTAGACTTACAATCTGGTCGCATTGAAATTACTCCGCCACCTGGGTTATTAGAAATTTAATGATTAGTTAACAGTCGCTCAAAATCGGCAGGTGTAAGAAAAATTCAAAATATTTTTGGGGATTTTTATTTTGAATTTTGAACTGCAAAAACTTGTCAAGAGTAAGATGACTCTCATGGCCCAAAATAGTAAACTGGCATACTGATGAACTCATCAAAATCCTTTTGTAACGGAGTTTGACATGACTTTAGCCAGTCCTCCACAAATAAAGCCTTTAACAGATGAGGATTTGTACAAGATCAACGCCTACTGGCGTGCAGCTAATTATCTTTCAGTTGGGCAAATATATCTCCTCGACAACCCACTGCTAAAAGAACCGCTAAAGCTGGAACACGTCAAACCCAGGCTCTTGGGTCACTGGGGAACAACACCAGGTTTGAACTTTATCTACGTTCACCTGAATCGGGTGATCAAAAAGTATGACCTGAATACCATCTACATTGCCGGGCCTGGTCATGGCGGCCCTGGATTAGTAGCCAACACATATCTCGAAGGCACATATAGCGAGTACTACCCCAATATCTCCCAAGATGAAGAGGGAATTCAGAGACTCTTCAAACAGTTCTCTTTCCCTGGTGGTATTCCCAGCCACGCTGCACCAGAAACCCCCGGTTCTATCCATGAAGGTGGTGAACTGGGTTAT
This region of Nostoc sp. UHCC 0302 genomic DNA includes:
- the fghA gene encoding S-formylglutathione hydrolase; its protein translation is MNNPKLISEFKSFGGKLGFYSHPSSTCNGEMRFAVYQPPQATQKPVPVLYFLSGLTCTEENFMAKAGAQRYAAEYGLMLVAPDTSPRHTGISGEDDDWDFGTGAGFYVDAIEEPWRQHYQMYSYVVDELPTLMTAHFPALADKQGIFGHSMGGHGALVCAMKNPNLYKSVSAFAPITAPIRCPWGEKAFSRYLGSNKETWRAYDASELVRQVGYHSPILIDQGTADKFLAEQLLPEVFEQACAAVNQPLNLRYQEGYDHSYYFIASFIEDHIRHHAIALR
- a CDS encoding S-(hydroxymethyl)glutathione dehydrogenase/class III alcohol dehydrogenase, which codes for MEVKAAVAYGAGKPLTIETVHLSEPQAGEVLVEIKASGVCHTDAYTLSGNDPEGLFPAILGHEGAGVVVEVGAGVTSVKPGDHVIPLYTPECRQCEYCLSFKTNLCQAIRQTQGRGVMPDGTSRFSIDGQMIHHYMGTSTFSNYTVLPEIAVAKIREDAPFDKVCYIGCGVTTGIGAVIHTAKVEPGANVVVFGLGGIGLNVIQGARMVGANMIVGVDLNPSKRALAEKFGMTHFVNPQEVEGDLVSYLVDLTKGGADYSFECIGNVKVMRQALECCHKGWGVSVIIGVAGAGQEISTRPFQLVTGRVWKGSAFGGARGRTDVPKIVDWYMEGKINIDDLITHVMPLEQINDAFELMHKGESIRSVVTF
- a CDS encoding valine--pyruvate transaminase, producing the protein MNPALTQIGAQMSNLTGVRAIMKDIIETLRAGTGQQFINLSAGNPLILPEVEQLWRDCTAQLLASSEYGEVVCRYGSSQGYAPLIEAIANDFNKRYGLNLTERNIFITPGSQTLYFYAANTFGGYTPNGDLKQIVLPLSPDYTGYGGICLVPKALIAYKPTLDIDAAAHRFKYRPDFSQLSISENTGCVIFSRPCNPTGNVLSDDEVKKITALAASYDVPVLIDSAYAPPFPALNFTEMTPVFGSNILHCMSLSKAGLPGERIGIAIGDEKWIEVLECFQANASLHSSRYGQAIAAHAINSGRLVDISETVIRPFYQNKFTVLETSLEQAMPKNLPWFLHRGEGAIFAWLWLEDLPITDWEFYQELKQVGVIIVPGSTFFPGLEEEWPHKHQCFRISLTGSDEEIATGMQRLAKVAEQAYQRAAVSA
- the rimM gene encoding ribosome maturation factor RimM (Essential for efficient processing of 16S rRNA); its protein translation is MTNDKLDEWLEIGKIVSPQGLSGEVRVYPDSDFPERFEVPGKRWLLRAGETQPQPIELLSGRYMDGKNLYILKLAGVETREQAEALRGCKLMVPASDRPELGEDEYHVLDLVGLSVFMQTSGELVGTVVDVIAAGNDLLEVEFDPLFATDKEQTQTTKEKPKKTVLIPFVKAIAPVVDLQSGRIEITPPPGLLEI